Sequence from the Actinocatenispora sera genome:
TCGCGACCGGCATGCCCTGGTCCTGGCCGAGCATCGGAATCGTCATCGACTTGTTCAGCCCGAACTGCTCCGCCTTGTCGATCACCGTGTCCGCACCGAGTTTCACCCCGAGCCGGGCGAACCCGGTGTTGCACGAGTCACGCAGCGCGACGAGCATCGTCACCTGATCCTGCGGGCAGATGGACGGCACGTCGTTGTGGATCTCGTTGCCCCCGTCGGACGGCTGGTAGCTCGACCCGGCCGGGATGTTGGTGTCCGGATTGTAGCCGTTCTCCAGTGCGGCGGCCGACACGATCACCTTCATCGTGGAACCGGGCGGCCACGGGCCGCCGCCACCCAGCGCCCGGTTCGCCATCGGGCCGGAGCCGCTGCTCGGATCGTACGAGTTCCACGCCTTCTTGATCGTGTCGTCGTCGTGGCTGGCCAGCGGGTTCGGATCGAAGCTCGGCGAGGTGACCAGGGCGAGGATCTTCCCGGTCTTCGGGTCCATCGCGACCGCCGCGCCCTTGCGGCCCTTCAACGCGTTCCAGGCAGCGTCCTGCGCCTTCGCGTTGATCGTGAGCAGCACGTTCGCCCCGGCCGACTTCTTGCCGGTCACGGTGGCGGACAGTTTCTGCGTGAGCAGCGTGTCGTCGGTGCCGTTGAGCATCGAGTTCTCGAACCGCTCGATGCCGGTGCTGCCGTAGACCAGCGAGGTGTAGCCGGTGATCGGCGCGTACTCCTCGCCCTTCGGGTAGTACCGCTGGTAGCGCAGCACGCCGCCGGTGTCCTTGCTGTACGCGACGGGGTCGCGGCCGACCATGATCGCGCCGCGCGGCGTGTCGTACGCGTCCTTCAGGATGCGCGGGTTCGCCGGGTTCTCCGCCAGGCTGCGGGCCTGGAAGAACTGCACCCGGGTCAGGTTTCCCAGCAGCGCCAGGAACAGCACGAACACCACCAGCGCGGAGCGTCGCAAGGTACGGTTCACAGCTTGATCACCTCCGTCGCGACGCTGTGCAGCTGCGGCGGTGGATTGCCGCGGCCGCCACCGGTCACCTGCCCGGGCGCACGCGCGTCGTTCGAGATCCGGATCAGCATCGCGATCAGGATCCAGTTCGCCACCAGCGACGAACCGCCATAGGACAGGAACGGTGTGGTCAGACCGGTCAGCGGAATCAGATCGGTCACCCCACCCACGATGACGAACACCTGCAACGCCACGGAGAAGGCCAGGCCGCCGGCGAGGAGCTTGCCGAACGGGTCGCGGGCCATCGTGCCCGCCTTCACCCCGCGCAACACGATCAGCAGGTAGACCAGCAGCAGCGCGGTCAGCCCGAACATGCCGAGCTCCTCGCCGATGGTGGCGACGATGAAGTCACTGCGCGGCAGCGGTACCGAGGTCGGGTCGCCGGCGCCCGGCCCGGTGCCGAGCAGGCCACCGACCCCGAGGCTGATCAGCGACCGGGACAGCTGGTACGTGTTGCCCAGCGGGTCGGACATCGGGTCGAGCCAGAAGTTGACCCGGTCGTGGAAGTTGCGGAACGGCCCGAGCCAGGTGCCGAGCGAGTACGCCACCACCGCGCCGAAGCCGAACAGGATGGCACCGATGATCAGCCAGCTGCGCCGCTCGGTGGCGATGTAGAGCATCACCACGAAGGTGCCCAGGTAGAGCAGCGAGGACCCGAGGTCCTTCTCCACCACCAGGATCAGCACGCTGAGCACCCACACCACCAGCACCGGCCCCAGGTCACGGGGCCGCGGGAACTCGATCCCGAGCACCCGCTTGCTGGCCAGCGACAGCACCTCGCGCTTGCGCACCAGGTAGTAGGCGAAGAACACGAACAGCGCGAGTTTCGCGAACTCACCGGGCTGCACGCTCGCCACCCCGGGGATCGTGATCCACACCTTCGCGTTGTTGACCTCGCTGAACCTGCCGGGCAGCAGCGCCGGGATCGCCACCAGCACGATGCCCACCAGCCCCAGCGTGTACGCGTACCGGGACAGCGTGCGGTGGTCGCGCACCACGGCGAGCACGATGCAGAAGCAGACCACGGCCACCCCGGACCACAGCACCTGCTGGATGCCGAGGCCGTCGAACGGCCCGATGCTGGCGAACTTGCTGAAGCTGTCGTCGGTCTCGCTCGGCACGTCGACCCGGTGGATCACCACCACCCCGATGCCGTTGATCAGCATCGCCAGGGGCAGCAGCACGGGATCCGCGTACGGCGCGAAGATCCGGACCAGCACGTGTGCCAGCAGCCCCAGCATCAGCACCAGGAACGGCAGCACCAGGCTGTCCAGCCGGATCGTGTCGATCAGCGCGCCCTCGCTCGCCGCGGACAGCACCACCGTGATCACGAAGCCGAACAGCAACAGCAGCAGTTCGGTGTTCCGGCCGGTACGCGCGCGTCCACCCGCCGCGGCACCCGATGGTGCCGCGGCCGGATAGGCGAGGTTGGACGAGGTCACCGGTCTGCTACCGGCCGGGTCGGCAGGCGCCGGACGGCACCGGGGACGGGGTCGGCGACGGCGACGGCGACTTGCTCGCCGAGTGCGACGGCTTCGAGGACTTGGACGCGGCCGAGCCGGTCGGCGTCGGCGACCGGTGCTTGCTCGGCGTGGCACTCGGCGCCGGTGTCGGGGTCTCGCAGACCGGCAGCATGTTCGGGTTGGTGGTGCTGTCGTCGGTCAGCTCGCGCAGGGTGTTCAGCGCGCTGGTGCGGTTCGGGCTGTCGATGCCCTGCGCGACCCGGTTGCGCACCAGCTGGGTCAGCTCGCTGGTCTTCGTGTCGCTCTTGACGTCCACAGTGGACAGCTGCAGGCCGACGACCTTGCCGGGCACGCCGCGGAACACCGCCACGTAGCCGTCGTCGGTGGCGCCCACGAAGTACTGCGCCTGGGTGTAGCGCCACACGCCGAATCCGCCGCCCGCGAGCACCACCAGCACCGCGAGCACGATCAGGCTGTTGCGCACCGGGTGCCGGCGCCGCGCCTCGGTCTCGGTCGGCTCGGCCGGCTCCGGCGGGGTGGCCGGCCGCGGCGGCTGCTGCGCCAGCGCCGCCCGGGCCGCCGGGCTGTTCGGGTCGGCCACCGTGACGTTGCCGCGGTCCTGTGCGGCGGCGCCACCGACGATCGGCGACTGCTCCGGGAACACGCCCTCCACCACGTCGGCGATGATCACCGTGACGTTGTCCGGGCCGCCGGCCCGCAGCGCCAGCTGGATCAACCGGTCCACGCACTCCTGGGTGTCCGGGATGGACCGGATCGTCTCGCTGATCGTCTCGTCGCTGACGAAGCCGTGCAGGCCGTCGCTGCAGACCAGGAAGCGGTCGCCGGCGTGCGCCTCCCGTACCGAGAACTCCGGCTCGACGTCCTCGCCCTGCAGCGCGCGGGTGATCAGCGACCGCTGCGGGTGGTTCGTCGCCTCCTCCGGCGTGATGCGGCCCTCGTCGACCAGCATCTGCACGTACGAATCGTCCTTGGTGATCTGCGTGTACTGCCCGTCGCGCAGCAGGTAGCAGCGCGAGTCGCCGACGTGGATGAGGCCGAACCGGGTGCCGGAGAACAGCAACGCGGTCAGCGTCGTACCCATGCCCTCCATCTGCGGGTTGGCCGCCACCGTGGCGCGCAGCCGCTGGTTCGCCTCGGACACCGCGTTGCGCAGCACGTCGACCAGGTCGGAGCCCGGTACGTCGTCGTCCAGCGGGGCCAGGGTGCCGATCACGATGTTGCTGGCGACGTCACCGGCGGCCATGCCGCCCATACCGTCGGCGACCGCCAGCAGCCGCGGGCCGGCGAACACCGAGTCCTGGTTGCCGTCCCGGATCAGGCCGCGGTCGGAGTGCGCGGCGAAGCGGAGGGTAAGCGTCATGAGGCGGCCTCCGGAGCGAGCATCGCAGCGAGCGCCAGCGAGCGAGGCGCGCACCGCAGGAGGGCGCCGGGGAGCACTGTCATCAGGCGGCCTCCGGAGCGGGCATCGGCGGGCGGAGGGCGACGCGGGGAAACACAGTCACGAGGGGACCTCCGCGCGGACCGAGCTGCGGGAGACAGGTCACCGCAGCGCCGGAGACGCGTTCACCGGGGGGACGGAGTGGAACGGGACACCGGAAGGTCATAGTCACGGCCGTAGCTCAAGGGCGGTGCGACCGATCCTGATCGGCACACCGAGGGGGACAGGAGTTGGTCCGGAGACCTTAGCGCGATCCAGATACGTGCCGTTGGTCGAGCCAAGGTCTTCGACGAACCAGTCCCCGTTGCGCGCCACCAGCCGGGCATGCCGGGTGGACGCATAGTCGTCGGTCAACACCAGGGTGGAATTCTCCGCCCGGCCCATCGTGATCGGGTGATCTCCCAAGGTGATCTGGGTACCGGCCAGCGGACCCTCGGTGACCACGAGCAACCGGGGCCGTCCCGGCGTGGCGCGCGGCCGCGCCGGCGGCGGCGGCACCGACGCCGGCTGCGCCCCGCGCGGCGGAGCCGCCACCAGCCGGTTGCCGCGCGAGGACGACCACAGGTCCCGCCGCACCACCCCGACGACCGCGAAGACGAAGATCCACAACAGTGCCAGGAACCCGAACCGGGCAACGACCAGGACGATCTCCGGCATCAGCCGTCCACGTGGAACGTCAGCGACGTCGTACCGAACTGGATCACGTCACCGGGCCGCAGTGCCACGGCCGAGATGCGCTGCCCGTTCACCACCGTGCCGTTGGTCGAACCGAGGTCCGTCAACACCACCCGGGTGCCGTCGAAGTCGAGCCGGGCGTGCCGGCGCGAGATCCCGACGTCGGCCAGCCGCAGCTGCGCCTGCTCGCCCCGGCCGATGATCGTCGAGCCGATCGCCAGCGCGAACTGGCGGCCGTCGTTCGACACCATCCGGGCGTTCGGCGCGCCCTGGCCCATCGGCGGCGCCGGCGGGCCGGACGTCTGGTACGCCTCCGGGCCCGGACCGGGCGGCGGCGGAGCCTGCTGGTACTGCTGCTGGTCGTACCCCTGCTGCTGGGGCGGCTGCTCCGGCTGCTGGCCACCGGTGTAGACCTCGGCGGTCACCCGGAACATGCCGGTGTCGAGCCCCTCGCCGCGCTCGATCTCGACGATGACGTCGCCGTACACCGTCCAGCCCTGTTCGCCGATGAACTCGGCCTGGGTCTGGGCCAACTCCTGCGCCAGGGCCGCCGCATACGGCGCCAGGCGACTGTGGTCGTAGGGCGAGAGATCGATCACGTACCGGTTGGGGACCAACGTGCGCCCACCGGCGAGAATCGCCTTGTGCGCCTCGGCCTCACGCTGCATGGCACTGGCGATCTCCACCGGGTGGACGACCCCCCTGAAGACCTTGGCGAAGGTGCCCTCCACCAAGTTCTCCAACCGCTTCTCGAAGCGTTGCAGAACGCTCACCGGCTCCTCCTCGGCATCCGTGACCCCGATGGTATCGGGCGAGACCACTCCCGTCGGCAGGAGCGTTCCTCCTCGTGTTAGGCTTTCGCCGCTGTCTGAGCTTGCACCATGTAGCTCGGAGAGCGGACCCGGGGCCATCGGCATCCTGGTCCGGCGGGCACTGTAACCTATGTACCCGCGAACGCCCCCGGAAATCCATGTGGATCACGGGTGCGGCCACGGGGAAGTGGCGGAATGGCAGACGCGCACGGTTCAGGTCCGTGTGCCCGAAAGGGCGTGAGGGTTCAACTCCCTCCTTCCCCACCGGATGGCGTTGGCGGTCTGTGCTCGCAGGAAGCGCGAGCGCAGGCCGCCATCCTTATGCCAGCCCGGGGGGCCGAGCCCCCCGGACCCCCGCGTTGCGAGTTCCTCGGCGCCCAGCCCTGCCGGGCGTGGTCTTCGACCAGCGACCGGCTGGGCCGGCCCGCTTCGCGGGCGGGCACCGTGGTGCTGCTGGGCGTGGTCTTCGACCAGCGACCGGCTGGGCCGGCCCGCTTCGCGGGCGGGCACCTTTTTGGTCTTCAGGCGGTCTTGATCGTGCCGCCGTCGATCACGAAATCGGAGCCGATGATGTTGCCGGCCGCCTCGGAGGCGAGGAACGTGACCAGCGCCGCCACCTCCGCCGGTTCGGTGATCCGCGGTGAGGCCATCCCGAACTGCTGCGGAATCGCGGCCAGGAAGTCCTGGTGGGCGACCCCGTTGGCGGCGGCCAGCTTCGCGCCGAACCCGTGCTCGCCGCGCCACAGCGAGCTGCCGACGACACCCGGCGACACCGTGTTGGCCCGGATGCCGCGCGGCGCGTACTCCTCGCTCAGCCGCTTGCTGAACGCGGTGAGTGCCGCCTTGGCCTCGCCGTAGCCGACCGGACTGGTGGCCGGCAGCCGGGAGTTGATCGACGAGATGCTGACGATCGCGCCGCGCCGGTCGAGCAGGCTCGGCAGCGCCGCGCGGGTCGTCCACACCGCGCTGAACAGGTTGAGGTCGAACATCCGACGCCACTGCTCGTCGTCGATGTCGAGCACGCCGCCGAGGGTCATCCGGTCGGCGTCGCCGCCGCCGACGTTGTTGACCAGGATGTCGATCCCGCCAAGTTCGGCCAGCGCGGCGTCCACCACGGACGTCGCGCCCGCGCGGGTGGACAGGTCGACGGCGACGGTCGCCGCCGCGTACTTCTCCAGCTCCGGCGTGATCGTACGGGCGGCGCCCAGTACCCGGACGCCCTCGCTGGCGAGCGCCTCGACGACGGCGAGGCCGATGCCGCGGCTGGCGCCGGTGACCACGGCGGTCTTCCCGGTGAGTGCGAGTTCCATCGGGGGTTCCTTTCTTGACCTACAGGACAAAAATTGAGGCACACGCCGGCCCGACCAGGGAGGTACGAGAGAGGTCAGAGTCCGGCGAGGGCCGAGTCGATGATGCGATGCAGCATGGGTGCGTCGTTCGTCTTCGCCATGACCCGCAGGCCGACGATCGTGTTCATCAGGAACTCCGCGTACGCGCGGGGGTCGACGTCGGGGTCGACGTCGCCGTCC
This genomic interval carries:
- a CDS encoding FHA domain-containing protein FhaB/FipA; the encoded protein is MPEIVLVVARFGFLALLWIFVFAVVGVVRRDLWSSSRGNRLVAAPPRGAQPASVPPPPARPRATPGRPRLLVVTEGPLAGTQITLGDHPITMGRAENSTLVLTDDYASTRHARLVARNGDWFVEDLGSTNGTYLDRAKVSGPTPVPLGVPIRIGRTALELRP
- a CDS encoding PP2C family protein-serine/threonine phosphatase, with the protein product MTLTLRFAAHSDRGLIRDGNQDSVFAGPRLLAVADGMGGMAAGDVASNIVIGTLAPLDDDVPGSDLVDVLRNAVSEANQRLRATVAANPQMEGMGTTLTALLFSGTRFGLIHVGDSRCYLLRDGQYTQITKDDSYVQMLVDEGRITPEEATNHPQRSLITRALQGEDVEPEFSVREAHAGDRFLVCSDGLHGFVSDETISETIRSIPDTQECVDRLIQLALRAGGPDNVTVIIADVVEGVFPEQSPIVGGAAAQDRGNVTVADPNSPAARAALAQQPPRPATPPEPAEPTETEARRRHPVRNSLIVLAVLVVLAGGGFGVWRYTQAQYFVGATDDGYVAVFRGVPGKVVGLQLSTVDVKSDTKTSELTQLVRNRVAQGIDSPNRTSALNTLRELTDDSTTNPNMLPVCETPTPAPSATPSKHRSPTPTGSAASKSSKPSHSASKSPSPSPTPSPVPSGACRPGR
- a CDS encoding FhaA domain-containing protein, with translation MSVLQRFEKRLENLVEGTFAKVFRGVVHPVEIASAMQREAEAHKAILAGGRTLVPNRYVIDLSPYDHSRLAPYAAALAQELAQTQAEFIGEQGWTVYGDVIVEIERGEGLDTGMFRVTAEVYTGGQQPEQPPQQQGYDQQQYQQAPPPPGPGPEAYQTSGPPAPPMGQGAPNARMVSNDGRQFALAIGSTIIGRGEQAQLRLADVGISRRHARLDFDGTRVVLTDLGSTNGTVVNGQRISAVALRPGDVIQFGTTSLTFHVDG
- a CDS encoding SDR family oxidoreductase; amino-acid sequence: MELALTGKTAVVTGASRGIGLAVVEALASEGVRVLGAARTITPELEKYAAATVAVDLSTRAGATSVVDAALAELGGIDILVNNVGGGDADRMTLGGVLDIDDEQWRRMFDLNLFSAVWTTRAALPSLLDRRGAIVSISSINSRLPATSPVGYGEAKAALTAFSKRLSEEYAPRGIRANTVSPGVVGSSLWRGEHGFGAKLAAANGVAHQDFLAAIPQQFGMASPRITEPAEVAALVTFLASEAAGNIIGSDFVIDGGTIKTA
- a CDS encoding FtsW/RodA/SpoVE family cell cycle protein, with translation MTSSNLAYPAAAPSGAAAGGRARTGRNTELLLLLFGFVITVVLSAASEGALIDTIRLDSLVLPFLVLMLGLLAHVLVRIFAPYADPVLLPLAMLINGIGVVVIHRVDVPSETDDSFSKFASIGPFDGLGIQQVLWSGVAVVCFCIVLAVVRDHRTLSRYAYTLGLVGIVLVAIPALLPGRFSEVNNAKVWITIPGVASVQPGEFAKLALFVFFAYYLVRKREVLSLASKRVLGIEFPRPRDLGPVLVVWVLSVLILVVEKDLGSSLLYLGTFVVMLYIATERRSWLIIGAILFGFGAVVAYSLGTWLGPFRNFHDRVNFWLDPMSDPLGNTYQLSRSLISLGVGGLLGTGPGAGDPTSVPLPRSDFIVATIGEELGMFGLTALLLVYLLIVLRGVKAGTMARDPFGKLLAGGLAFSVALQVFVIVGGVTDLIPLTGLTTPFLSYGGSSLVANWILIAMLIRISNDARAPGQVTGGGRGNPPPQLHSVATEVIKL
- a CDS encoding peptidoglycan D,D-transpeptidase FtsI family protein, translating into MNRTLRRSALVVFVLFLALLGNLTRVQFFQARSLAENPANPRILKDAYDTPRGAIMVGRDPVAYSKDTGGVLRYQRYYPKGEEYAPITGYTSLVYGSTGIERFENSMLNGTDDTLLTQKLSATVTGKKSAGANVLLTINAKAQDAAWNALKGRKGAAVAMDPKTGKILALVTSPSFDPNPLASHDDDTIKKAWNSYDPSSGSGPMANRALGGGGPWPPGSTMKVIVSAAALENGYNPDTNIPAGSSYQPSDGGNEIHNDVPSICPQDQVTMLVALRDSCNTGFARLGVKLGADTVIDKAEQFGLNKSMTIPMLGQDQGMPVAKSVTGDPKGDSQIAQSSIGQFNVAETPLQEAMIAGAVANDGTEMTPYLVQEIQGTDYSALRTAQEHKYGQPVSADTASKLREMMNAVVSSGTGRNAQIDGIEVGGKTGTAEHGNGAPEHGWFMGYARDNGDPKVAVGVFLESAGENGSGDATQIGGDIMKAVLGK